Proteins from one Pithys albifrons albifrons isolate INPA30051 chromosome 2, PitAlb_v1, whole genome shotgun sequence genomic window:
- the SLC30A6 gene encoding zinc transporter 6 isoform X1 translates to MGTIHLFRKSQRSLVGKLTHEFRLVAADRRSWKILLLGAINLVCIGFLLMWCSSTNSIALTAYTYLTIFDLFSLITCLISYWVMMKKPSPVYSFGFERFEVLAVFASTVLAQLGALFILKESAERFLEQPEIHTGRLLVGTFVALFFNLFTMLSIRNKPFAYVSEAASTSWLQEHVADLSRSICGIIPGLSSIFLPRMNPFVLIDIAGALALCITYMLIEINNYFAVDTASAIAIALMTFGTMYPMSVYSGKVLLQTTPPHVIGQLDKLLREVSTLDGVLEVRNEHFWTLGFGTLAGSVHVRIRRDANEQMVLAHVTNRLYTLVSTLTVQIFKDDWIRPTLSSVPIANNILNLSDHHVIPMPSLKTADNLNPVTSTPAKPSSPPPEFSFNTPGKNVSPVILLNTQTKPYGLGFNHGSAPYSSVLSQGLGIPGMGAAQGFRTGFTNVPSRYGTNTRGQPRP, encoded by the exons ATG ggGACAATACACCTGTTCCGCAAATCACAGAGATCATTGGTTGGAAAGTTAACACATGAGTTTAGGTTGGTTGCAGCAGATAGAAGG TCCTGGAAGATTTTGCTGCTTGGTGCTATAAATTTAGTATGCATTGGCTTCCTGCTCATGTGGTGCAGCTCTACAAACAGCATAG ctttaACTGCTTACACCTACTTGACAATCTTTGACCTTTTCAG TTTGATAACATGTCTAATAAGCTACTGGGTAATGATGAAGAAACCCAGCCCAGTCTATTCATTTGG GTTTGAAAGGTTTGAAGTTCTAGCTGTATTTGCATCTACAGTTCTGGCACAGCTTGGTGCTCTTTTTATACTGAAAGAAAG TGCAGAACGGTTTCTGGAACAGCCTGAGATACACAc GGGGCGACTGCTGGTTGGTACTTTCGTGGCTCTCTTTTTCAACTTATTTACAATGCTTTCCATTAGGAATAAGCCTTTTGCTTATGTCTCTGAAG ctgccagcacaagCTGGCTTCAGGAGCATGTTGCAGATCTTAGTAGAAG TATTTGTGGAATCATTCCAGGATTAAGTAGCATCTTTCTGCCACGGATGAACCCTTTTGTGTTGATTGATATTGCTGGGGCTCTAGCTCTTTGCATTACATACATGCTCATTGAAATCAA CAATTATTTTGCTGTAGACACAGCCTCTGCTATAGCAATTGCTTTGATGACGTTTGGTACCATGTATCCCATGAGTGTCTACAGTGGAAAAGTACTACTCCAG acaACTCCACCTCATGTGATTGGCCAGTTAGATAAACTTCTTAGAGAG GTTTCAACTTTGGATGGTGTATTGGAAGTTCGAAATGAGCATTTCTGGACATTAGGTTTTGGCACTTTG GCTGGATCAGTACATGTTCGAATTCGAAGAGATGCAAATGAACAAATGGTTCTTGCCCATGTGACCAACAGATTATACACACTGGTCTCTACTTTGACTGTTCAGATTTTCAAAGATGACTGGATCAGACCTACCTTATCATCTGTGCCTATTGCAAACAATATTCTGAACCTTTCGGATCATCATGTTATTCCAATGCCATCTTTGAAAACTGCTGATAATTTGAACCCTGTTACGTCCACTCCAGCTAAGCCCAGCAGCCCACCaccagaattttcttttaacacaCCAGGCAAAAATGTGAGTCCAGTCATCCTTTTAAACACTCAGACAAAGCCCTATGGATTGGGCTTTAATCATGGATCTGCACCCTACAGCAGTGTACTCAGTCAAGGACTTGGAATACCAGGGATGGGAGCAGCTCAAGGCTTCAGGACTGGTTTTACAAATGTCCCAAGCAGATATGGAACAAACACGCGTGGTCAGCCCCGACCGTAA
- the SLC30A6 gene encoding zinc transporter 6 isoform X2 yields the protein MWCSSTNSIALTAYTYLTIFDLFSLITCLISYWVMMKKPSPVYSFGFERFEVLAVFASTVLAQLGALFILKESAERFLEQPEIHTGRLLVGTFVALFFNLFTMLSIRNKPFAYVSEAASTSWLQEHVADLSRSICGIIPGLSSIFLPRMNPFVLIDIAGALALCITYMLIEINNYFAVDTASAIAIALMTFGTMYPMSVYSGKVLLQTTPPHVIGQLDKLLREVSTLDGVLEVRNEHFWTLGFGTLAGSVHVRIRRDANEQMVLAHVTNRLYTLVSTLTVQIFKDDWIRPTLSSVPIANNILNLSDHHVIPMPSLKTADNLNPVTSTPAKPSSPPPEFSFNTPGKNVSPVILLNTQTKPYGLGFNHGSAPYSSVLSQGLGIPGMGAAQGFRTGFTNVPSRYGTNTRGQPRP from the exons ATGTGGTGCAGCTCTACAAACAGCATAG ctttaACTGCTTACACCTACTTGACAATCTTTGACCTTTTCAG TTTGATAACATGTCTAATAAGCTACTGGGTAATGATGAAGAAACCCAGCCCAGTCTATTCATTTGG GTTTGAAAGGTTTGAAGTTCTAGCTGTATTTGCATCTACAGTTCTGGCACAGCTTGGTGCTCTTTTTATACTGAAAGAAAG TGCAGAACGGTTTCTGGAACAGCCTGAGATACACAc GGGGCGACTGCTGGTTGGTACTTTCGTGGCTCTCTTTTTCAACTTATTTACAATGCTTTCCATTAGGAATAAGCCTTTTGCTTATGTCTCTGAAG ctgccagcacaagCTGGCTTCAGGAGCATGTTGCAGATCTTAGTAGAAG TATTTGTGGAATCATTCCAGGATTAAGTAGCATCTTTCTGCCACGGATGAACCCTTTTGTGTTGATTGATATTGCTGGGGCTCTAGCTCTTTGCATTACATACATGCTCATTGAAATCAA CAATTATTTTGCTGTAGACACAGCCTCTGCTATAGCAATTGCTTTGATGACGTTTGGTACCATGTATCCCATGAGTGTCTACAGTGGAAAAGTACTACTCCAG acaACTCCACCTCATGTGATTGGCCAGTTAGATAAACTTCTTAGAGAG GTTTCAACTTTGGATGGTGTATTGGAAGTTCGAAATGAGCATTTCTGGACATTAGGTTTTGGCACTTTG GCTGGATCAGTACATGTTCGAATTCGAAGAGATGCAAATGAACAAATGGTTCTTGCCCATGTGACCAACAGATTATACACACTGGTCTCTACTTTGACTGTTCAGATTTTCAAAGATGACTGGATCAGACCTACCTTATCATCTGTGCCTATTGCAAACAATATTCTGAACCTTTCGGATCATCATGTTATTCCAATGCCATCTTTGAAAACTGCTGATAATTTGAACCCTGTTACGTCCACTCCAGCTAAGCCCAGCAGCCCACCaccagaattttcttttaacacaCCAGGCAAAAATGTGAGTCCAGTCATCCTTTTAAACACTCAGACAAAGCCCTATGGATTGGGCTTTAATCATGGATCTGCACCCTACAGCAGTGTACTCAGTCAAGGACTTGGAATACCAGGGATGGGAGCAGCTCAAGGCTTCAGGACTGGTTTTACAAATGTCCCAAGCAGATATGGAACAAACACGCGTGGTCAGCCCCGACCGTAA